One Deltaproteobacteria bacterium DNA segment encodes these proteins:
- a CDS encoding cytochrome c3 family protein, with the protein MENKKVPSDGSSKGGWISTLVHVVLSYYSNLVTHPLRSGLVYFLAGLVPALLIGWVVFPMALYSKEFQPLRFSHAIHSMPDIGIEGETEIERCLYCHGFREDGTFEGIPKIGKCMECHDDPESPLGEDPEEARFLKEYVAEGKEVPWLSYYRQPDCVYFSHIAHVKMGKVECRECHGDHGKSDDLPPYRRNRLTGYSINIWGKNIAGYKSNPWDSMKMDDCAECHTRKGQEQNNACFVCHK; encoded by the coding sequence ATGGAAAACAAAAAAGTGCCCTCTGACGGATCTTCAAAGGGGGGGTGGATCTCTACGCTTGTTCACGTGGTCTTGTCTTATTATTCGAATCTCGTCACCCATCCTTTGCGGAGCGGATTGGTTTACTTCTTGGCCGGCCTCGTCCCCGCCCTCCTGATAGGATGGGTGGTTTTCCCCATGGCTCTTTATTCGAAGGAGTTCCAACCTCTTCGTTTCAGCCATGCAATCCATTCCATGCCGGATATCGGGATCGAAGGTGAGACCGAAATCGAAAGGTGCCTTTATTGCCACGGTTTTCGCGAGGACGGGACCTTCGAGGGAATCCCAAAGATCGGGAAATGCATGGAATGCCACGACGATCCGGAGTCCCCCTTGGGTGAGGACCCGGAGGAGGCGAGATTCCTCAAGGAATACGTGGCTGAGGGGAAAGAGGTCCCTTGGCTTTCTTATTACAGGCAACCTGATTGCGTTTATTTTTCCCATATCGCACACGTCAAGATGGGGAAAGTGGAGTGTCGCGAATGCCATGGGGATCATGGAAAGAGCGATGATTTGCCCCCCTATCGACGGAATAGGCTAACGGGGTACAGCATCAACATCTGGGGTAAAAATATCGCTGGTTACAAGTCTAATCCGTGGGACAGCATGAAGATGGACGACTGTGCCGAATGTCATACCAGGAAGGGCCAGGAACAG
- a CDS encoding 30S ribosomal protein S21, whose amino-acid sequence MKVIVQDNQIEKAIRDLKKKLTKEGFFSEIKERRFYDKPSVQRKKKQAKAAKRRRKRMRKFS is encoded by the coding sequence ATGAAAGTAATCGTACAGGATAATCAGATAGAAAAGGCTATCAGAGATCTTAAGAAAAAATTGACAAAGGAGGGGTTTTTCTCCGAGATAAAGGAACGACGCTTCTACGACAAGCCAAGTGTCCAGAGGAAGAAGAAGCAGGCCAAGGCAGCGAAAAGAAGGCGGAAACGTATGAGGAAATTCTCTTGA